One Streptomyces sp. NBC_00223 genomic window carries:
- a CDS encoding Mut7-C RNAse domain-containing protein, with protein sequence MKRAHITVRIPAGLRLFVAADRRGEVTDVAVDGTSSLGHVVESLGIPLTEVGQLAVDGRDVPFAHVPAAGEAVEVRAVERPQDVPGAPLRFLLDVHLGTLARRLRLLGVDAAYENEDIGDPALAALSAKERRVMLTRDRGLLRRREIWAGAYIYSDRPEEQLADVLGRFAPVLAPWTRCVACNGRLEAADKDSVRDRLRDGTRASYDVFARCTACERVYWKGAHHAHLEEVVAWALREYGSPAAASE encoded by the coding sequence GTGAAACGCGCGCACATCACCGTCAGAATTCCGGCCGGACTACGGCTGTTCGTGGCCGCGGACCGGCGCGGCGAGGTGACGGACGTGGCCGTCGACGGCACGTCGTCCCTCGGGCACGTCGTGGAGTCGCTGGGCATCCCGCTCACCGAAGTGGGGCAACTGGCCGTGGACGGGCGGGACGTGCCCTTCGCGCATGTGCCGGCGGCCGGCGAGGCGGTCGAGGTGCGCGCGGTGGAACGGCCGCAGGACGTGCCGGGCGCGCCACTGCGCTTTCTGCTCGATGTGCATCTGGGCACGCTGGCACGGCGGTTGCGGCTGCTCGGCGTCGACGCGGCCTACGAGAACGAGGACATCGGTGACCCCGCGCTGGCCGCGCTGTCGGCGAAGGAGCGGCGGGTGATGCTCACCCGCGACCGGGGGCTGCTGCGCCGGCGGGAGATCTGGGCGGGCGCGTACATCTACAGCGACCGGCCCGAGGAGCAACTCGCCGACGTCCTGGGGCGGTTCGCGCCCGTCCTCGCGCCCTGGACGCGGTGCGTCGCCTGCAACGGGCGGCTCGAAGCCGCGGACAAGGACTCGGTACGCGACCGGCTGCGGGACGGCACGCGCGCGTCGTACGACGTGTTCGCGCGGTGCACCGCGTGTGAGCGGGTCTACTGGAAGGGCGCGCACCACGCCCACTTGGAGGAGGTCGTGGCCTGGGCGCTGCGCGAGTACGGCTCCCCGGCCGCCGCCTCCGAATAG
- a CDS encoding DUF1049 domain-containing protein codes for MDRDKADGRSARDLLTPGRIVVLILTVLALVFIFENTRHVDIRLIGPVVSTPLWVALLATFLVGVLCGRYLRRGGGRRGGR; via the coding sequence ATGGACAGGGACAAGGCCGACGGCCGGAGCGCGCGTGATCTGCTGACGCCGGGACGGATCGTCGTACTGATCCTCACGGTGCTCGCCCTGGTGTTCATCTTCGAGAACACCCGGCATGTGGATATCCGGCTGATCGGTCCGGTGGTCAGCACCCCGCTGTGGGTGGCGCTGCTGGCCACGTTTCTGGTCGGCGTGCTGTGCGGGCGGTATCTGCGGCGCGGCGGCGGGCGCCGCGGCGGACGGTGA
- a CDS encoding exodeoxyribonuclease III produces the protein MSFIVTTANVNGLRAAAKKGFLPWLEATAADVVCLQEVRAEPDQLPAALRDPDGWHAYHAPATAKGRAGVSVLTRRAPAAVRVGFGSAEFDASGRYLEIDLPDAGPGVTVGSLYLPSGEVGTERQDEKLRFMDEFLGHLDTLRARSAEAGTHALVCGDWNIAHQEADLKNWRANQKSAGFLPEERAWLTQVLTPWTDVVRDLHPGVPGPYSWWSYRGRAFDNDTGWRIDYQVATPDLAKRATGAVVERAAAHDLRWSDHAPVTVVYDL, from the coding sequence GTGTCCTTTATCGTCACCACCGCCAATGTCAATGGTCTGCGGGCCGCCGCCAAGAAGGGTTTCCTGCCCTGGCTCGAAGCGACCGCCGCCGATGTGGTCTGCCTCCAGGAGGTCAGGGCCGAGCCCGATCAGCTTCCCGCGGCGCTGCGCGACCCCGACGGCTGGCACGCGTACCACGCGCCCGCGACGGCGAAGGGCCGCGCGGGTGTGTCCGTTCTCACCCGCCGGGCGCCCGCCGCGGTGCGGGTCGGCTTCGGCTCGGCGGAGTTCGACGCCTCCGGCCGCTATCTGGAGATCGACCTCCCGGACGCCGGACCCGGGGTGACCGTCGGCAGCCTCTATCTGCCCTCCGGCGAGGTCGGCACCGAGCGGCAGGACGAGAAGCTGCGCTTCATGGACGAGTTCCTGGGCCACCTCGACACGCTGCGCGCCCGCAGCGCCGAGGCCGGCACCCACGCGCTGGTCTGCGGCGACTGGAACATCGCCCACCAGGAGGCCGACCTCAAGAACTGGCGGGCCAACCAGAAGTCGGCCGGGTTCCTCCCGGAGGAGCGGGCCTGGCTCACCCAGGTGCTCACGCCCTGGACCGATGTCGTACGCGATCTGCACCCCGGCGTCCCGGGCCCGTACTCCTGGTGGTCCTACCGCGGCCGGGCTTTCGACAACGACACGGGGTGGCGGATCGACTACCAGGTCGCCACGCCGGACCTCGCGAAGCGGGCGACCGGGGCCGTGGTCGAGCGGGCCGCCGCGCACGATCTGCGCTGGTCGGACCACGCGCCGGTGACGGTCGTCTACGACCTCTGA
- a CDS encoding GNAT family N-acetyltransferase, producing the protein MVQQEYVQRYGDGDLTVMDAAHFEPPRGLYLLAYDEDGSPVASGGWRAWNASPEGFRDGDAEIKRMFVLAHARGRGFARAMLARLEASAAAAGRTRMVLETGLKQPEAIALYESSGYLPVPKFGYYRHEELSVCLGKPLSA; encoded by the coding sequence ATGGTCCAGCAGGAGTACGTGCAGCGGTACGGCGACGGCGACCTGACCGTGATGGACGCGGCGCACTTCGAGCCCCCGCGCGGGCTGTACCTGCTGGCGTACGACGAGGACGGCAGCCCGGTGGCCAGCGGCGGCTGGCGGGCCTGGAACGCCTCGCCGGAGGGCTTCCGGGACGGCGACGCGGAGATCAAGCGGATGTTCGTACTGGCGCATGCCCGTGGCCGGGGGTTCGCCCGGGCGATGCTCGCGCGGCTTGAGGCGAGCGCGGCTGCCGCGGGCCGGACCCGGATGGTGCTGGAGACCGGGCTCAAGCAGCCCGAGGCGATCGCACTGTACGAGTCGAGCGGCTATCTGCCGGTGCCGAAGTTCGGCTACTACCGGCACGAAGAGCTGAGCGTGTGCCTCGGCAAACCGCTGTCGGCCTGA
- a CDS encoding M14 family zinc carboxypeptidase, translating into MAREHYPTTVEVTEGARLLALRYPGICRLGRVGSSRAGRPLMMLTVGQGSRNVLVVAGPHANEAALGGATVLRLAGQIAAARERGEDDGSAWHFLLCIDPDGAALNEPWLHGPYTLRGHYEHFFRPCAAEQPEWLPHDGVVRAAALPETRALVGLLDALRPVLQCSLHGIDVGGSFVQLTRDIPGVPERIGKSAAELDIPLESGSSDAFQWPSPGPGVYVMPPASDPAAGDGAHSTWVHAQRYDGVTAIVEVPMWACDRIADTTPHPDADHALRTAGAALRRDLPTVARVLNRIDPQLLGGERALLRTVRELVGIGPQLTAEWDPAVRPPDAAPLPPMTTARVTSIEVYAQRVPLRAAAMLRRIAAVPSVTHLVDTWCEAYERAYRPRWVPVADQVEQQARSVLAVYEGLCA; encoded by the coding sequence GTGGCGAGAGAGCACTATCCGACGACGGTTGAAGTAACCGAGGGCGCCCGGCTGTTGGCCCTGAGATACCCCGGGATCTGTCGGCTGGGGCGAGTCGGCAGTTCGCGCGCGGGTCGTCCGCTGATGATGCTGACGGTCGGTCAGGGATCGCGGAACGTGCTGGTGGTGGCAGGTCCGCACGCCAACGAGGCGGCGCTCGGCGGCGCCACCGTACTGCGGCTGGCCGGACAGATCGCCGCCGCCCGCGAACGCGGCGAGGACGACGGCAGCGCCTGGCACTTCCTGCTCTGCATCGACCCCGACGGTGCCGCGCTCAACGAGCCCTGGCTGCACGGCCCTTACACGCTGCGTGGCCACTACGAGCACTTCTTTCGGCCGTGCGCCGCCGAGCAGCCCGAGTGGCTGCCGCACGACGGCGTCGTCCGGGCCGCCGCCCTGCCCGAGACCCGTGCGCTGGTCGGCCTGCTCGACGCGCTGCGGCCGGTGCTCCAGTGCTCGCTGCACGGCATCGACGTCGGCGGCAGCTTCGTCCAGCTCACCCGCGACATACCCGGCGTGCCCGAGCGGATCGGCAAGTCCGCGGCCGAACTCGACATCCCGCTGGAGAGCGGCTCCTCCGACGCCTTCCAGTGGCCGAGCCCCGGTCCCGGGGTCTACGTCATGCCGCCCGCGTCCGACCCGGCCGCCGGTGACGGCGCGCACTCCACCTGGGTGCACGCCCAGCGCTACGACGGTGTCACCGCCATCGTCGAAGTGCCCATGTGGGCCTGCGACCGGATCGCCGACACCACCCCGCACCCCGACGCCGACCACGCGCTGCGTACGGCGGGCGCCGCGCTGCGCCGAGATCTGCCCACCGTGGCAAGGGTGTTGAACCGTATCGACCCCCAACTCCTCGGAGGTGAACGCGCGCTGCTGCGGACCGTACGCGAACTCGTCGGCATCGGACCGCAGCTCACCGCCGAGTGGGACCCCGCCGTCCGCCCGCCCGACGCCGCGCCCCTGCCGCCCATGACCACCGCCCGCGTCACCAGCATCGAGGTCTACGCCCAGCGCGTCCCGCTGCGCGCCGCCGCGATGCTCCGCCGGATCGCCGCGGTCCCGTCCGTCACGCACCTGGTCGACACGTGGTGCGAGGCGTACGAGCGGGCGTACCGCCCCCGGTGGGTGCCGGTGGCCGACCAGGTCGAGCAGCAGGCCCGCAGCGTCCTCGCGGTGTACGAGGGGCTGTGCGCGTGA